A single genomic interval of Primulina huaijiensis isolate GDHJ02 chromosome 7, ASM1229523v2, whole genome shotgun sequence harbors:
- the LOC140981024 gene encoding 5'-adenylylsulfate reductase-like 5 produces the protein MEVPIRKCARVFMCILAASAASFRTASTTPAACHPREYKTFIHDLKSQCPFSTRLYLSAIQVDGELFESVMSSSQENVYTAVLYYASWCPFSSIFLSKFSTLSSMYPQIKHLVVEQSSAIPSIFSRYGIHSVPSLLIVNQNMRWKYHGRRDLVSLVNFYKRATGFDPVVVMFVDNSCSPASNQNIFRPWNEGSVTEIIWRELYLVLSVVFVLSRAILYFFPEIVSRITELWVAGIPHLNLEIFGESRQLLGRVFHLIDVKRIWSDLEACKTRNFHEGARNARVWASSLASVSLGETSSTRIFPSRDL, from the exons ATGGAGGTTCCGATCAGAAAATGCGCTCGTGTGTTCATGTGTATATTGGCCGCTTCGGCGGCGTCGTTTCGAACGGCGTCCACGACCCCAGCTGCTTGTCACCCTCGTGAATACAAAACCTTTATTCACGATCTGAAGTCCCAGTGCCCGTTTTCGACCCGTTTGTATCTTTCTGCGATCCAG GTGGATGGAGAATTGTTTGAAAGTGTGATGAGCTCCAGTCAAGAGAATGTATATACTGCTGTTCTGTATTATGCTTCATGGTGTCCTTTCTCTAGCATCTTTCTGTCAAAGTTTTCTACTCTCAGTTCTATGTATCCGCAGATTAAACACCTAGTGGTTGAACAATCTTCAGCCATTCCCAG TATTTTTTCTAGATATGGGATTCACAGTGTACCCTCGCTTCTTATAGTTAATCAGAACATGCGATGGAAGTATCATGGTCGAAGAGATCTCGTGTCTCTTGTCAATTTCTACAAAAGAGCTACAG GGTTCGATCCAGTAGTGGTTATGTTTGTAGATAACTCATGCAGCCCAGCAAGTAATCAGAATATTTTCAGGCCCTGGAATGAAGGGTCAGTCACGGAAATAATATGGAGGGAATTGTATCTTGTACTTTCTGTAGTATTTGTCCTGTCAAGGGCTATCCTTTATTTCTTTCCAGAGATTGTATCTCGCATTACAGAACTGTGGGTCGCAGGCATTCCTCACTTAAATTTGGAAATTTTCGGAGAGTCGAGGCAACTTTTAGGGCGTGTGTTccatttgattgatgtgaagAGAATTTGGAGCGATTTAGAGGCGTGCAAAACTAGGAACTTCCATGAAGGAGCTAGGAATGCTCGGGTTTGGGCGTCGTCCCTGGCATCCGTTTCCTTAGGAGAGACATCTTCTACAAGAATATTTCCTTCAAGAGACTTGTAA
- the LOC140980169 gene encoding ran-binding protein 1 homolog b-like produces MANVAEPAAPNREEEEEDPHPAVEDEDTGAPVAPIVRLEEVSVVTGEENEEILLNMKAKLYRFDMEGNQWKERGVGTVKLLKDKVNGKVRLVMRQNKTLKICANHLVLPTFSVQEHHGNEKSCVWHAADFADGELKDETFCIRFPSVENCKAFKDKIEEITESVAQGGGESEEANTAASLLENLSVEGKDSEEKPKAKEEARSYVGEKKDGTE; encoded by the exons ATGGCGAACGTAGCAGAACCCGCAGCTCCAAATAGAGAAGAAGAGGAGGAAGATCCCCATCCAGCGGTTGAAGACGAGGATACCGGAGCACCTGTGGCCCCGATCGTCAGGCTTGAAGAAGTTAGCGTCGTCACCGGCGAGGAGAATGAAGAAATTCTTCTGAATAT GAAGGCAAAGCTGTATAGATTTGACATGGAAGGAAACCAATGGAAGGAGAGGGGAGTTGGGACCGTGAAGTTACTGAAAGACAAGGTGAATGGCAAAGTTAGGCTTGTCATGAGGCAGAATAAGACCCTAAAAATTTGCGCCAATCATCTTG TGCTGCCCACATTTTCGGTTCAAGAGCATCATGGGAATGAGAAGTCTTGTGTATGGCATGCTGCTGATTTTGCTGACGGAGAGCTGAAGGATGAGACCTTCTGTATTCGTTTTCCTTCAGTTGAGA ATTGCAAAGCTTTCAAAGATAAAATTGAAGAAATCACTGAATCTGTGGCACAGGGCGGTGGAGAGAGTGAAGAAGCCAACACTGCTGCCAGTCTTCTTGAAAATTTGAGCGTTGAAGGAAAAGATAGTGAAGAGAAGCCAAAGGCAAAAGAGGAGGCACGTTCATATGTGGGTGAGAAAAAGGACGGCACTGAGTAG